The Chelonia mydas isolate rCheMyd1 chromosome 1, rCheMyd1.pri.v2, whole genome shotgun sequence nucleotide sequence tacagataagttggaagtcaCCATACGACctatgagaggctaattagttaagatgagatattatcagcaggagaaaaaaaaatttgtagtgataattaagatggcccatttcgacagttgataagaaggtgtgaggatacttaacatagggaaatagattcaatatgtgtaatgacccagccactcccagtctctattcaaacccaagataatggtatctagtttgcacattaattcaagctcagcagtttctcgttggagtctgtttttcaagcttttctgttgcaaaattcccacccttaaatcttttactgagtggccagagaggttgaagtgttctccttccggtttttgaatgttatgattcctcatgtcagatttgtgttcatttgTCTCAGATGTAAGGGTCCAGGATGGAATAGATGGCTGTGGCCTGTGTTTTTTGACTCCCAGGTCACTAGTATGGGAGCAGCGTGAGGAACTGACCCTTCAGTTGATGAACACCCTGACTATCCTTGCACGAAGTTGTTTGCTTTTCACGCTGTACACAATGGGGTTCATTAGGGGTGGGACCAGCAGATAGAAGTAGCCCAGGACAAACTGAAGCAAGTGAGAAGAGCTATTCCCAAATCTGTGTATCACAGACAAGCCGATCTCTGGTAGGTAGAAGAGCAGGACGGCACAGAGGTGGGAAACACAGGTGTTCAAGGCCCTTAGACACTCCGCATGGGACACGACATTCAGCACTGTTTTGAAgatcatcacataagagaggaagatgaggaaCGAGTCCAACCCAATGGTTAAGACAAGAGTAGACAAGCCATAGACATTGTTGACTGTGATATCCGAACAAGCCAGGTTCATGACCTCCTGATGTACGCAGTCGGAATGGGAGAGAATATTAGTTCGACAGTATTGGAACCATTTAAGCAGAAAAGGGAGTGGTAATACTAGGACCACCCCTCTTAGCACACACAGCAGTCCCATTTCGGATAACCTCCATGGAGTTAAGATGGAGGCATAtctcagtgggttacagattgcaaTGAAGCGGTCAAAGGCCATCAACAAGAGGAAGGAGGATTCCATACATTGAAGCaagtggatgaagaacagctgggcaAAGCAGGCATCAAGGCTGATCTCCCTAGAGTTGAACAAGAACATGCCCAGTATCGTCGGTATGGTAGATATTGATAAGCCAAGGTCTGTGATGGAcaacatggaaagaaaaatgtacatgggctcatggaggcttggatctgtttttataatgaacagaatgactgaatttcctactATTGAAATAACATACATTaagcagaaggggatagagatccAGAGATAGACGTCTTCCTTTCCAGGTATCCCGGTGAGAAGGAAAATTGTAAATTGGAATTTGGTAtcattgacagctgacataaTGGACTGGGGAGGTTCAAGGAGTTTTCAGCGTtccttcctgaaaggaaaaagaacaggagactagCTGATATTTAACTAGACATCTTTCTGCTCTGAGTGCAAGTCTAGAGACTCCCAGGAGCTCAAGAAAGATCAGCAAAAACATAGTCTTGGATGTACACCATTAATAGGAAGAGAGGCACTGCCAGACTCGATCAGACCTGCAGTCCATCTAGTGCACTATCCAGTGGCCAGTTCCAGAAGCTTCAGAGGCAGGTGGAAGAAACCCTGCAATAGGGAGCTATGAGATAACCAGCACCCAGGAAAAGTTTCCCCCTGACACCCACTAGTTAGCCATATtttgtggtgtaaatcaggagggcTTAGAGCCCTTCCAAGccaagcctttttttaaaaaaaaattgctcactaatgaaattgtttttttccagttACCCCTAGAAGcatccagtccctctttgaatcctgCATGCTTTGATCCCcagtgatatcttgtggctgGGGGTTCCACAGCCTATTTGATAACTGTGATTTTACAGTTGTAACTTTCACACAGACACCCTTTCTGGCCTTTCACTGCTGAGTGTGGCCCATTGTATCATAACACGTGCATAAACACATGGCAAGTGCATGGTGAAAGCGGTCGTTGTATTATCTGTCCTCCATTGAAGCTATTTGTAAATGTGTTTCATTGCCTCATTATATACAttgtttttcactttctccactcttgtcaaggttccctccctactctgaactctagggtacagatgtggggacccgcatgaaggACCCCtaaagcttatttctaccagcttaggttaaacgcttccccaaggcacaaatccttccttgtccttggatgggtgctgctgccaacaccaagtgagttagagaaagattcaggaaaaggaccacttgaagTTCCTGTTTCcttaaaatatccccccaagtcccatcaccccctttcctggggagccttgagaataatctaccaaccaaataggtaaaccagattcttcaaaaacagaactttattataaagaaacaaagaggtaaaagaagcacctctgtaaaatcaggatggaaggtaactttacagggtaatcagattcaaaacacagaggattcccctctaggcaaaactttaaagttacaaaaaaacagagataaagctccctcttagcacagagaaaattcaaaagctaaaaacaaaagataatctaacatgccttgccttatttatgactctttttgcaatattgagtcTCATTTTaagatgattttaggagaaggagttttctgacctgatgcttctccgcttccccagagaacacacaacacagaccacaaacaaagccttctcccccccccaccccgatttaaaaatatcttctttccccattggccCTTTTgctcaggtgccaaccaggttattggagcttcttaaccccttacaggtaaggaggaattctaggctaccctcagctgtatgtttatgacaactcCTCAGAGTCGAAATTCTGCCACTGCCTCTTTGTAGCACATGGGATCAATTCATAGGGCCAGGTTCTGAATTCAGTAACAGTGACTTCAATTGCATCACTCCAGATATAAATGTGTAAATTCGATCAGAACCAAACTCTGTTAACTGTCCCTTACTAAATGCTCTTCGTGATACACCCTGACTCTCAAGAATCCCTCCAAGAGAAATTGAAGTGCTTTGCCTGGTCAGCATTGACTGATTCCAGAGAATTCAATCATCCAACAAGATTCTCTTCATCCTCACAGGAACTGCATCATCTCCCTGTGCAAGGATCTGTGGATATCAGGCAAGTTACAAGATAAGACTGACAGTTACTTcagctggggggaagggctggcttCACAAATGGGTGAATAATGCAAACACTAGGTGTGCACTAATATCCAGCTGAGTGTGCAAGTTACTTCAGCCATGAGTGTGTAACAGCTGATGGGCATAAATTATAGACAACCTCTATTGCACTCCCCTTCGCTGCACCTCGGCTCTGCTCTTTGCAGAAACACAGGCCAGCGGTTCTGTTCTCTCAGGGCTGTTTGGAAAGCCTTGCACAAGTCTTGCAGAGTGAATGAATGCAGGACCTTAATGTATGTGTTAGAAACAGCTTCTTGTCAGTTACCAGGAGACAGTATCATACAATGGTTCactgaacaaaaaaattaatagcacaAACCCATTGCAAGGATGTGGAGTACTTCTGAAATAGTTTCTAAAACAAAGGCCATTAAATTTGTCATGGAAAATTAACCACTCTTTGTTTTAGGAATCAGAATTGCCtgaggcttttttattttatgtgagCAGGACAGTCAGCATAGCCGCACACAGCGTGGGAAGCTGCTCTGTTTTCCATACACTTTAAGAGATTTGTCGAGGGTTTTCGGTGGCATTTTCAAACAATACACTTCTGCATGGGTACTTTTCCACAGACCCTTCCAACAATGCCTTGTAAGGACAAAATCATACATATCGCAATGATAAGTAATTTTTCCAGTTTAACCAAGTTTTGAGGGTAAATCATAGTCCAAGTGCGGTTAACAGTAGGCCATGGGTAATAACAGACTTATTGCGGTTAGGGGAATTTTAAGTGGAACTAGCTGGATAATCAGGGGCCTTCAGATACTCTTTTGCTGCCATACTTTCTGTTGGCCAGCCACTAAGATGACCCTTTCCCATCCTACTCAGCACATACAATTATCCTGCAATAGGGGCATCACAAAACCTTATCAGATAATTTCTTCCACAACTGTTACCAGTGCTCCTTCCTATCGCAATTCCAACAACTCTACTGCTAACTTTGGCTAGACATGCATGTTATGAAACTTTGGTATGTAATACTTGCATATCTGTACTTTAGTACACTCATGCCAACTCATTCTTTCCCCTCTGATCTGCTttcagagatgatttctcagGTTAGAGTGGGACTTAAAAACCTAGTTCTGGATTTCTTCAGAACCTGAAAAGATGACAGCATCTCGGCCCTCATTCAGCCCCTTGTCAGCAAACAAAACTCTAGTTTCTCCTCTGTCCCTGGGTTAATAGCTGACTGGGTCTCCTCAGGTTCTGTTCTGTCAGTCTGTAGCCTGTCTCTGGAGTGGGAACAAGCATTGGGATTCCTATAGAAAATATACGTTCCCTGAGCTCTCACTCACTAGCACAAGGTAACCCCAGCACCTGTGATTCAGCCATGATGAGAGCTTGCCAGATGTGGATTTCAAAGTCAAGTGCATGAGTATTCATGGAAATGGAACCTCGTTTCCCATAGGAAAGTAGCCTATTGCTCTCTGACTGCCAGTGTCCTGTATTCATAAAATGCGGAGCATTGGGAACGGCACTGTGGCATCTATGGAGCTGAGCTGCTATAATGAATCTGTGGGTTAAACCCAGTTCTGGGGATGTTTGCTGTAGAGCTGTATTGGGTTAACTATTGGGGTGTTTGTGCTCCACCTATATTAGGAGAAACTCGTCTGGCTCATCTTAGTTTAGCAGCAGGCTGCTAAAAAAGAAGCAGGAAGAGAAGCAACAGCTCAAGAAAAGCCATCGCTCAGTGAGCACTTCAAGGAGGTTGAGAGACCACATGGGAGCTACAAGCTGGGAAGAGCCTATTTCCAGGCTCCAGCCACGTTACACAGCTTGTTTtgccagcactgggagtctgtcCAGAGGTGGGGCAGCTGTTGCTCAGAAGCTCTTCAGGCCGACAGGCACAGACATGGCTTGGGAAGTCTCAAGGCTTTCAGCCTGCCTGGGTCCCCAACAGAGTGGAGGGCTTGGACTCAGAGACGTGTACAGACTGTTGTTTGAAAAAACCTCTTATTCTCCCATGTTacactttcttccttctcttcagaTCAAACAGTATTTTGGGGCAAGAAGGCTGGCTGGTCACTCCTCTCACCACTCATCACAGACTCCCAGAGGGAAGAGCCACAGGTGCCGAACGCACTCAGACCTGCAGGGCCAGCCCAGTGGACCCGCAGTGTGTggtagcccagagcccagcctgagaGTGGGAGGATCGCGGGATTCCAGCCCAGGAGAGGGAAAACTACAAGGTCTGATGTCTGGCACTCAGAGGCCAGAAAGGGGGTAAAGATGCCAGTATCCCTGCAGCTCTGAGGGGTGTCTACAGGGCAGAAATGTTGGAGCCCTCAGCCAGTCAGGAAAAAGAAATATGCCCTATCACACCTCTTACTATAGAACAACGCAGCTTTCGATTCCTGCGTTCACAATTGAGCCAGAGGATAAAACCTCTGAAATGCATTTGCTGAATAAATTTCCAGCAGCAAATATACCTGAGGCGATTTGTGAACTAGTCACTGATATTCCATGGGGTCTCATCTCGCTCAGAcactggcaggattgggcccataagaacataaaaccaagaacagccatactgggtcagaccaaaggtccatctagcgcagtgtcctgtcttccgacagtggccagtgccagatggcccagagggaatgaccagaatagggaatcaccaagtgatccatcccctgtcaccgattcccagcttctgtaaaacagaggcagggacaccatccccgcccaacctggctaatagccattgatggacctgtcctccatgaacttacctagttcctTTTTCAACCCCGTTATAGCCCAGATCACATGGCACCTCTAGAAACATGACCCCTTGATAAATCCGGACTTGGAGCATCAGGATTTTAACAGTCCGAGCTCACTTTGAATGTCAGATTTCTCTGTAGCTTGAACAACCCACCACCCAGCATGGGCAGATGTAGGGGAGGGGTTCCCAAGCTACCTAGCGctgcctgccctccagccccgTCACTGAGTGACCCCGACAGCCCAGCTGAGTCCTCTGCCGCTGCACAGAACATCTGCCAATGgaaacagcttccagcctttccccttcacttcgCATTTTAAAGAGAGTGAAACCTGCCAACGTACCCAGTTCCTGCTAGAAGAGGAGCCGCTGACACTAGAGATCTTCACCCTACACGAGAAGGAGTCATCGGCAAGGCTGCATGGGCAGCAGGCAGTATCTGTTCACATTGGGAGGCAACTCTCTTTATGAAGCCTGCCGGCACAGTCCCTTGGGGGCCACTTGGCCATCAGGGAACCTCAGCTGCTTGACTTACTGTACACCAGCTTTAACTCCCGTCATGGCCAATGGCCAACTGCAGGAGGCCAAATCACAGGGGACGGCTGGGGTTGCTACAAAACTGGACTGCAgcgccagccctgctgcagccttTATTCCTGGTATCTAGGCCTGTCATCACTGTTCATATGATTCCGATTAGTCACATGGCTACGTTGGGTGCAGCCAAGTGGTAAGGATGATGCTGTCTCAGCTGTGATCTTGCTGAAATAACATAacataaaacaacaacaataattatatagggcctgatttcTCCTCAGTAGCCCCCTGTCCTACATTACAAACTCAGGGTGCAGGCCAGGGAAGTGAACAGAGTTTCCACTAGGCTCCTTACATGGAAATTTCCTTCAGATTGTTCCGGGACGGGAGGTCCCTTTCCATCTCCCTGAGGATTGACAAGGGGGACCCAGGATCCAGGGATACCGAAAGTGAGACACAGATCTCAGTGATGCACTGGTAGCTAGGTCCCCCACCCACAATCTCTGTGCCTCCACATCTTCTCTAGGACcgtctccagctccctgctggagaatcggagagggcagtgcagaatggGTAAGAAAACAGGCAGTATGttacctccagaagaagaaagaggagaacccatcCACCCCAGTGTAGATAGAGGTAAAaaaccattttcaggctctctgcacatgTACTATGGCGGAGAATAATTTGGAAGAGCCCTCTGAAGGAAGGGATCAGAAGAAAACCCCATCGaccggaaggcatgggatgcattgtcctagggatgagGGTTCCACGAGGAGATGAGTGGTGGGTTTTGGGGACAACCTTCTAAGGGGGACAGAGTCCTCCATCTGCGGTCCAGACCGGGAGACTCAAAAactgtgctgcttgcctggagctagaattcaggatgtgacagagCATCTACTGAGACTGATCGAGCCCTGGGACCGCTAACCCTTCGTACTTCTCCACGTGGGTGTCGAtgtactgccaagaatgaccttgagtgtgccactgcagactatgtggctttggattctttgaccacaGGATGTTGTTCCAGGAGGAAGGGTTGCTatgaagagatgggatccacctaacaaagagagggaagagcatcttcacaggcaggcttgctaatctagtgaggagggctttaaactaggttcgctggGGGGCGGTGACCTAAGCCCTGTGGTATgcggggaagtgggatactgggaggaaacacaatgAGTAGGGTGCAACAGGAGTGGCCTCCTGATTCCTACTgtgaaagtagggcaatcggttagttatcttaggtgcctgtataggaacacaagaagcctgggaaacaagcatttaaaattagaagtcctggcacagtcaaggaactatgctgtaattggaataacagagacttggtggcatagttcacatgactggagcacggtcatggatgggtataaagtGTTCTGGAAGGAcaagcaggggagaaaaggtggaggagttgcactgtatgtaaaagAGCAGTActattgctcagagctccagttgcTCTGAACTGGGGAAAATCCTGCTGAGAGTCTTTGGggtaagtttagaggtgagagcaacaatggtgatgttgtggtgggagtctgctatagaccaccagaccaggaggatgaggtagacgaggctttctcagaaaactaacagaagtttccagatcacaggcccttgttctcatgggagacttcaatcaccctgtgtcataaatataaagggaagggtaaacccctttaaaatccctcctggccagaggaaaaatcctcttacctgtaaagggttaagaagctaaaggtaacctcgctggcacctgaccaaaatgaccaatgaggagacaagatactttcaaaagctgggaggagggagaaaaacaaagggactgggtctgtctgggtgacAGAATAGAAATggcgtcttagaacttagtaagtaatctagctaggtatgtgttagattacgatttcttgaaatggctgagaaagagctgtgctgaatagaatgaatatttctgtctgtgtgtcttttttgtaacttaaggttttgcctagagggattctctacgttttgaatctaattaccctgtaaggtatttaccatcctgattttacagaggtgattctttttactgtttcttctattaaaatgtttcttttcaagaactgaatgctttttcattgttctaagatccaagggtttgggtctgtggtcacctatgcaaattggtgaggatttttaccaaaccttccccaggaagtggggtgcaagggttgggaggattttgggggaaagacgtgtcccaactacgttttctcaggaacccagatagagggtggtggtggcagtggaagtttgtaccttggggaagttttaacctaagctagtaaaagtaagctcaggaggttttcatgcaggtccccacatctgtaccctagagttcagagtggggaaggaaccttgacaccctgacatctgctgggagagcaatacagcagtgcacagacaatccaggaagctttttGAGAgtttggggacaacttcctggtgcaagtgcaaGAGGAACTAACtgggggccatgctcctcttgaccagCTGCTCATAAAaaaggaagaattggtaggggaagtagaagtgggtggcaacctgggcagcaatGACCATGAGAAGGTTGAGTTtgggatcctgacaaaaggaagcaaGGAGAGTAGCAAAACCTGGAACTtcggacttcagaaaaacagactctGACTCTCTCCgggaactaatgggcaggatgagggggaaaggagtcccagagagctggctgtattttaaagaagccttattgagggtgcaggaacaaaccatcccgatgtgcagaacgAATAGCAATTACAGCAGGCTTAACAGAGAAAATTCAGTAAGCTTAAGCACAAAAAGGacgtttacaagaagtggaaatttggacagatgactagggaggagtacaaaaatattgcttgaacatgcaggggtgtaatcaggcaGGCCAAAGCACATTTGGAGTtgagctagcaagggatgtgaagggtaacaagaagggtttctacaggtatgttagcaaaaagaagaaggtcagggaaagtgtgggacccttagtGAATGGAGGAAgcaacttagtgacagatgatgtgaaaAAATTTGAAGTACACAATGCTTCTTTTtccctcagtcttcacagacaaggtcagctcccatccggctgcactgggcagcacagtctggggaggaggtgagcagctcttggtggtgaaagaacaggttaaaggcTATTTGGAAatattgttgtttcaaattcatgcattctttacgAATTTctcacacaaatggggggataactgccaaggtaacccgggagaggtgggggaggagggaagcactgggtggggggggaaggaggggaggacggaaggacaaggccacattgcacttcaaaacttattgaatgccagctttctgttgcttgggcagtcctctggggtggagtggttgggtgcccggaggtccccccaccacgttcttgggtgtctgggtgaggaggctatggaacttggggaggagggtggttggttacacagggactgcagcggtggtctgtgccCTGCTGCCTTTCTTGCACCCCAACCAtatgccagagcatatcagtttgatcctccagtagcctcagcattgcatcctgcctcctctcatcacgctgatgCCATCTCTCCTCtcgctcatccctcctgtcctcacgttgattttgtgctttcctggactctgacattgtctccctcaaCGCGTTGTGctggctctttcagtgtgggaggcctgcatgagctcagagaacatttcatctcaagtgcgttttttttttcagcttctaatctttgatagcctctgggatggagatgatacgTGGagcaatgaaacattttcagctgcgggagggagaaaagggagattagtctctaaaaagagacattttagagaacaatgggttgactctttcatggtgaaccaagctgttaacattacatagcacgtgtgctttccTTACAAGGTTGTATTTTGCCtgttatattgagggcctgccggtttggtgtgagagatcacacacacatgGCTGGCGGACAaaagaattcggcttgcaggcagccatggtaagccacagtcttttggcttctttagccttcctaacatgtgggaatggtttcaaacagcagtgccctcatttcccataccaagcacccgtagggctggccctttaaaaggaggggctgcggttttctggttaatgtgcagcacaaacccacctaccccccccaccccccccccccacacaattctctgggatgatcacttcatcCCTGCCCGCATcgcggggatgatttctgttcagccacaggcaaacagcccagcaggaacggccacctctgaatctccccttaataaaattcccctatttcaatcaggtAACCATGAACGATAtctctctcctgaggataacacagagagataaagaacggatgttgcttgaatgtcaacaaacactgggaccattcgctgccatgctttgttatacAATGATTACAGACTACGTActgctggcctgccgtggtaaagtgtcttgctatggaggatggaataaggctgccctccccagaaacctttttcaaaggctttgggagtacatccaggagagcttcattgaggtgtccctggaggatttccgctccatccccatgcacgttaacagacttttcctgtagctgtactggccgcgaatgcatctcaagtcttcagggcaaattaatcattaaacatgcttgcttttaaaccatgtattatatttacaaaggtacactcaccagaggtcccttctctgccttctcGGTCCCGGAGCCCGCCTTCGGTGGGTTTCGGgggtactagatccagggtgagaaacagtttctgGATGTCGGGGaaaatggtttctctgcttgcttgctgtgcttcaacctcctcatcatcatcatcttcctcgtctcTGAAATccgcatccctgttgcgtgagagtcCATTGACGGAGTCCACGCACAGGGCTGAGGTAGCTGAAGGGGCActccctagaatggcatgcagctcatcatagaaacgacatgtctggggctctgacccggagcagccgtttgcctttctggttctttggtaggcttgcctgagctccttaagtttcacgcggcactgctgcgggtccctgttctagcctctgtccttcatgcccttggagactttttcatttattttggcattttgtcttttagaatggagttctgatagcacggattcatctccccatacagcgatcagatccagtacctcccattcagtccatgctggagctcttttgcgattctgggactgcatggtcacctgtgctgatgagctctgcatggtcacctgtgctgatcagctcgccacaATGGCCAaacagcaaatgaaattcaaaagttcgcggggcttttcctgtctatctggccagtgcatctgagttgagagtgctgtccagattggtcacaatggagcactctgggatagctcccagaggccaatactgtcaaattgtgtccacactaccccaaactggacccagcaaggtcaatttcagTGCTTATCCACTCGTCGGGAAGGAGTACAGAAACCAGTTTTTAGAGCCCTTGAAGTTGGAAAAAACGGCTTCgtagtgtggacgggtgcagggctaaactgatctaacgctgctaaatctgacctagactcgtagtgtagaccagggataTGAATTATTGTCTTGAGTGGATCGTACCTTGGCTGCAACTTGAACAAGTTGCTCCTCTGAATGCTGACAGACACTCAACAAGGATAGACGCTGGCCAAGAAAAATTGGGACTGCCACAATAAAACCGGGATATATCATCTCTGTACCCTCTAAACCAGGTCCTTTCCTTTCTTGGGGGGAGTCTTACAATTGTCCCACTTTTTGAGCTTGGAACAATACCCCATCTCTGCTAAATGCTTATCACCAAGCAGATCTGATTGGACACTTCAGTCTCTTCCACTTGGGATGCTTGTGACCAGAGCTATAGAGTCACCCCCACCCTCCTTAAAACTAGTAGGTTGATTAGCATACAGCACAAAGCATTGGAGAAAATGGTTATAAAATAGCAGGCAGCTCTCACATGTCTACACCCATCTATCTCATGTCTCACTACAGGCTGAGTTAGATAGACTTTGATCTGGAGACAGAGGAACAGAACTGGCCCATTTACATTCTTTAGGGAAACCAAGGAGCTCTTGGGACACATTCTACTTTCCCTGTGTCTCTGAGAGCATCTTCCCATCTGTTTACTCCATTCTCGTGAAAGCAACCCTTGGTGCCACCTGTGTGAGCCTGGGCCCAGTCACCATAGTGCTCAGCCATGTCCATGTTTCAGGGCCAAGGGGTGAGCTGACCTTTGCCCTGAGACCGTTTTCTCTCTGCAAGATATCTAAGATGAGGCCCCAGTGGCACTTGCTCCATTGTTTGGCAGTTAGACCGATTCAGCCTCAATGGCTTGCAAACACTGTTCCCGTGACTGTGCTGGAACTCCCGGCATCCCTGTGACACTCCATCGCTCCCCTCAGAGATCCAATACCTACCCTTCACGGTCAGCCCCAAGCATCCCCACATCTGCCACAGACACCAAGGGTCTGGAGTTACGGGACTTCCCAGAAGACAGCTGTCACAGGAGGCTGTGGTAAGAGGCCTTTTATACACAAATGTCAGAGGTGTTGCTCTGTGGAACCCTGACACCGCCCTGATCTTTGGGTctcagagtatctgagcaccttgaatGTATTTATCGTCCTGCCACTGC carries:
- the LOC102935577 gene encoding olfactory receptor 51G2, which produces MSAVNDTKFQFTIFLLTGIPGKEDVYLWISIPFCLMYVISIVGNSVILFIIKTDPSLHEPMYIFLSMLSITDLGLSISTIPTILGMFLFNSREISLDACFAQLFFIHLLQCMESSFLLLMAFDRFIAICNPLRYASILTPWRLSEMGLLCVLRGVVLVLPLPFLLKWFQYCRTNILSHSDCVHQEVMNLACSDITVNNVYGLSTLVLTIGLDSFLIFLSYVMIFKTVLNVVSHAECLRALNTCVSHLCAVLLFYLPEIGLSVIHRFGNSSSHLLQFVLGYFYLLVPPLMNPIVYSVKSKQLRARIVRVFIN